One Lycium barbarum isolate Lr01 chromosome 5, ASM1917538v2, whole genome shotgun sequence genomic window carries:
- the LOC132642424 gene encoding protein TIFY 9-like, which translates to MARSAVELDFFCIEKEATATKLPTPPKLFERKRSFRDIQSMISKINPDVLKNVIASRSAEKNIPTLPVIASNCVMENDPENNAPLTIFYNGTVAVFDVPRDKAENILRLAEGGNLQLLKTSHGDGDLPITRKKSLERFFEKRKERMTMVSPDGFNQGYELSSNKAGNTN; encoded by the exons ATGGCGAGATCCGCGGTAGAACTTGATTTTTTCTGCATAGAGAAAGAGGCTACTGCGACTAAGCTGCCTACCCCTCCTAAActttttgaaagaaaaagaaGCTTTCGAG ATATCCAAAGCATGATATCGAAGATCAATCCTGACGTTCTGAAGAACGTAATTGCTTCCCGCTCTGCGGAGAAAAACATTCCCACGTTGCCCGTTATTGCTAGTAATTGCGTCATGGAAAATGATCCTGAAAATAACGCTCCTTTGACTATATTCTATAATGGTACTGTTGCTGTTTTCGACGTTCCTCGAGACAAG GCGGAAAATATTCTCAGACTTGCAGAAGGAGGCAATCTACAGTTATTGAAGACTTCACATGGAGATGGAG ATCTACCCATAACAAGGAAGAAGTCACTGGAAAGGTTCTTTGAGAAGCGAAAAGAGAG GATGACTATGGTGTCACCTGATGGTTTCAACCAAGGCTATGAATTATCAAGCAACAAAGCTGGAAATACGAACTAG